In Aedes albopictus strain Foshan chromosome 3, AalbF5, whole genome shotgun sequence, the genomic window TCGAGATATAGATTTCGTCTTTTTCTTGGCATGATTTGATTATTTGGTATCGGTTGTCAAcaacaaatttgatttttctttcaAGGTAGGGGTGGGATTTTTCTTATAGGTAGGGGTGGTCATTTAGGATTCCATACCGTGACGTTGGCTGGcgacggcagcggcggcggctgCTGCCAGCGCCAGCTTGTGTTGGCGCTGTTTCAGGTACAGGGAGGCGGCGTCGTCGAGCTCTTCGAGTTCTTCCATGGTGACGGGCGATCGGGGCGAGTGCATGCTGAGGTCTTCCGGCTCGGTTTGCTCCGGGAGGTTGGATTTGATGTGGGTGATTTGAACGGGGGCGGACCGGATGGAACGGAGGTCGATGGCTCCACCGGCGGGATGACTGTGGCGGGATTCGGCGGGGTTGAAGTCCAGGGAGAGACCGATGCTGGAGTATTTTTGGTGGAGGAGTACCGAGGACTTGAGTTCCATGGAGAGGTCGGAGGTTTCCGAGCAGCCGGATTTTTGGTCACAGTGGGACATGGTAGGGCTGATGGCGGGCGTTGGCGGGCTTGTGGTGACGTTGCACTTGTGATGGTACCAATGGTGCTTCCGGCGGTAGCTGGCGTTGCATTTATCACAGTGGAACGGGCGCTCGCCGTTGTGGCTGAGCATGTGGGCTTTGAGTTGGTTGGAATCGCTGAACTTCTGCTGGCACATCTCGCACTCGTAGGGTTTCTCGCCGGTGTGCACTCGGAGGTGCCGCCGCAGGTTGGCGACCTGGACGAACTGCCGGTCGCAGTGCGTGCAGGAGTAGGGCTTCTCACCGGTGTGAAGCCGCATGTGGGTCTTGAGGTGGTGGTCCCGGGTGAATCGCTTGTGGCATTCCGGGCATTCGAAGGGCTTCTCGCCGGTGTGGGTTCGTTCGTGGTTCTGGAGGACGTGCTTGTAGCCGAATGAGCGGTTGCAGATCTTGCAGGTGAAGACCTTGTCCCGCGTGGGATCTCTGGTGGAGGTAGTGATGGTTTGCGGGAGGTCGACGCTGCCGTTAGACTGTGGCGAGGAGCCTGAGGTAGGAGGTGAGATGGGTCCAGGACTGACCATGTCTGGAATGTCCACGGGCATGGTGTGACCTGGAGATTGCAGTAGTGCCGCGTCCGGTTTGACGGAGAGCTGTTTCCGTTTGGCCAGCTTCTTCTGTTGAGGTAGAATCTCCGAGGTCGTCGATACGATGTGATTGTTGTTGGTGAGTTTGAGGGACTTTGAACTCTTGTGGCTCAAGGCCGGTGAAATGGGGCTCTGCGGCGGAGGTGGACTGCTGTTGTTACTGTTAGGGGTGGGTGGTGCCCACGCTCCGAATAGCGCCGGATGTGGGGGAAACAGTCCGGACGCTAGATGCGCTCGCAAGGACATTGGAAGTCCAGCAGCCATGAGAGCGGCGGCCGTTTGATTAGCTGCCAGGAGTTGGGGTGCCAGCATTCCCAGTGCCGGCGACGATGGAGGGTAGCCACCGAATATGGTAGGGCTGTGATTCACGTTCATGTTCAGGTGGTGCTGCGGATGGTGCTGACCGGTCAACGGGGGCGACACGGACATGCTACGCTCCTCTTCACGTTTCATTCCCTGAAGGCTATTGCGGACGGCGGCTAATCCTGTAAGCAAAGGAAGAGAAGCGGAAAGCAGAGTTTAATAATTTGATTTGGTAGGTTCTGGGTGAACTGGCAGAGAAGTCAGTAAAAAGCTATCGATTTTTTCGAAGCGGCGCGTCTCAAGATTAAATTAGTTAACATAATAAGCAGTTGAGCTGGATATTTGATATAGACGTTTTGCGCCAGCTGATTGTAGTTGGCCGTTTCCCTCACGTGTTTGCTTTCGATGACGAATCCGACGTTTACCCCACCCCTGATTGACAGATTGGCTGCGATCACAGCAGGCGACCTAGGGGGTTCAGTTCCCTGCACACCACTCCACCCCTAGGCGAAACGCCCGCCGAAGTGGATGaatgaaaacgtaaacaaaccgaCT contains:
- the LOC109426437 gene encoding protein krueppel, whose protein sequence is MALSLLQEAQTAQGLAAVRNSLQGMKREEERSMSVSPPLTGQHHPQHHLNMNVNHSPTIFGGYPPSSPALGMLAPQLLAANQTAAALMAAGLPMSLRAHLASGLFPPHPALFGAWAPPTPNSNNSSPPPPQSPISPALSHKSSKSLKLTNNNHIVSTTSEILPQQKKLAKRKQLSVKPDAALLQSPGHTMPVDIPDMVSPGPISPPTSGSSPQSNGSVDLPQTITTSTRDPTRDKVFTCKICNRSFGYKHVLQNHERTHTGEKPFECPECHKRFTRDHHLKTHMRLHTGEKPYSCTHCDRQFVQVANLRRHLRVHTGEKPYECEMCQQKFSDSNQLKAHMLSHNGERPFHCDKCNASYRRKHHWYHHKCNVTTSPPTPAISPTMSHCDQKSGCSETSDLSMELKSSVLLHQKYSSIGLSLDFNPAESRHSHPAGGAIDLRSIRSAPVQITHIKSNLPEQTEPEDLSMHSPRSPVTMEELEELDDAASLYLKQRQHKLALAAAAAAAVASQRHGMES